One Algibacter sp. L3A6 genomic region harbors:
- the mrdA gene encoding penicillin-binding protein 2, whose protein sequence is MRQFLLFISIILVGVLFISRLFYLQVYSSNSDSLYDDNAIRKVWDYPKRGFVYDRNGELLVSNQPSYDVMVIPREVEPLDTLEFCNLLKIDKEKFISTYNKARRYSPRLSSVFVSHLSKSDYAVLQEKMRKFKGFYIQKRSLRHYETTIGANVLGDIGEVNNAILNRDDYYKMGDLIGKQGIEASYEETLRGVKGLKFIQKDRFNRDIGPYKDGEFDITPEQGKDIKITIDADLQAYGELLMQNKRGGVIAIEPSSGEILAMVAAPTYDPNILVGRNRSKNFTKLYNDSIAKPLFNRSLQGVYEPGSPFKLMNALIALQEGVVTPDETVTCYAGYKYGNRFMKCHCHSGTRNDMISGIQRSCNAYFATTYRKILDKNGNASAGIDTWSNHAKSFGLGEFLNNDLYVGQKGRIPDRAYYKHIYPNTFYSTYTISNSIGQGEVATTPIQLANMAAAIANRGHYFTPHIIKSIENETLPEQFTKPKITTIDKQNFEPVIEGMLQVYKQGTAASLQVKDIDICGKTGTVENFVKIDSVRTQLTDHSIFLAFAPKDNPKIAIAVFVENGYWGSRFAGRIASLMIEKHIKKEITRKDLEEWLLKHSLENEYAKPYSGEPFRINGQTSLQIVEDKEYNRLKTELNKIHKTAN, encoded by the coding sequence ATGAGACAATTTTTACTTTTTATCTCCATCATTCTTGTTGGTGTTTTATTTATTTCTAGGCTTTTTTATCTTCAAGTGTACAGCTCGAATTCAGACAGTTTATACGATGATAATGCCATTAGAAAAGTATGGGATTACCCAAAAAGAGGCTTTGTATACGACAGAAACGGGGAGCTTTTAGTTTCCAATCAGCCATCATACGATGTCATGGTGATTCCGCGCGAAGTAGAACCACTAGATACTTTAGAATTTTGTAATCTTTTAAAAATTGATAAAGAAAAATTCATCTCAACATACAACAAAGCACGTCGTTATTCTCCAAGATTATCATCTGTTTTTGTTTCACATTTATCAAAATCTGATTATGCTGTGTTACAAGAAAAAATGCGCAAGTTTAAAGGTTTCTACATTCAAAAACGTTCACTTAGACATTACGAAACCACTATTGGCGCCAACGTTTTAGGTGATATTGGAGAGGTAAACAATGCCATTCTAAATCGTGACGATTACTACAAAATGGGTGACCTTATCGGAAAACAAGGTATTGAGGCTTCTTATGAAGAAACGTTGCGTGGTGTTAAAGGTTTAAAATTTATTCAAAAAGATAGATTCAATCGAGATATCGGCCCGTATAAAGATGGCGAATTCGATATTACTCCAGAACAAGGTAAAGACATTAAAATCACAATTGATGCCGATTTACAGGCCTACGGCGAATTGCTTATGCAGAATAAACGTGGTGGTGTTATTGCCATAGAACCATCGTCTGGAGAAATCTTAGCCATGGTTGCAGCACCAACCTACGATCCTAATATTTTAGTAGGAAGAAATCGTTCTAAAAATTTCACCAAACTCTATAACGATTCTATTGCCAAACCTCTTTTCAATAGAAGTTTACAAGGCGTTTATGAGCCAGGATCACCATTTAAATTAATGAATGCCTTAATCGCTTTACAAGAAGGCGTTGTAACTCCAGATGAAACTGTTACCTGTTACGCAGGTTATAAATACGGAAATAGATTTATGAAATGTCACTGCCACAGCGGTACTAGAAATGATATGATTTCTGGTATACAACGCTCGTGCAATGCATACTTTGCTACTACATACCGAAAAATTTTAGATAAAAACGGTAATGCTTCAGCAGGTATTGATACCTGGAGTAATCATGCTAAAAGTTTTGGGTTAGGTGAATTTTTAAACAACGATTTATATGTAGGTCAAAAAGGACGTATTCCAGACCGTGCTTATTACAAACATATCTATCCAAACACCTTCTACTCTACTTACACCATTTCTAATTCCATTGGTCAAGGAGAAGTTGCTACAACACCAATTCAATTAGCAAACATGGCTGCTGCGATTGCTAATCGTGGTCATTATTTTACGCCACACATTATAAAAAGTATTGAAAACGAAACTTTACCAGAACAATTTACAAAACCTAAAATAACTACTATAGACAAGCAAAATTTCGAACCTGTTATCGAGGGTATGCTACAAGTTTACAAACAAGGTACGGCAGCATCTTTACAAGTAAAAGATATTGACATTTGTGGAAAAACTGGAACTGTAGAAAACTTTGTAAAAATTGATAGCGTAAGAACACAGCTTACCGACCATTCTATATTTTTAGCCTTTGCACCAAAAGATAACCCTAAAATAGCTATTGCTGTTTTTGTTGAAAACGGATACTGGGGAAGTCGTTTTGCTGGACGAATTGCCAGTTTAATGATTGAAAAACATATTAAAAAAGAAATTACCCGAAAAGATTTAGAAGAGTGGCTTTTAAAGCATAGTTTAGAGAACGAATATGCTAAACCTTATTCTGGTGAACCTTTTAGAATTAACGGACAAACAAGCTTGCAAATTGTTGAAGACAAGGAATACAATCGACTAAAAACAGAGCTGAATAAAATACATAAAACAGCAAATTAA